In Haloterrigena turkmenica DSM 5511, a single genomic region encodes these proteins:
- a CDS encoding 2-oxoacid:acceptor oxidoreductase subunit alpha, with the protein MAEDLNWAVGGEAGDGIDSTGKIFAQALARAGRHVFTSKDFASRIRGGYTAYKIRTSVEEVQSVVDRLDILVALTQRTIDENLDELHEGSAIIYDGERSWEAEIPDEMTAVDVPLKSLAEDAGGAIMRNIVALGAACEITDFDVEYLDEALEKRFGGKGSQIVENNKEAARLGQEYVAENYDLEHLGYSVETTDNDYVLLNGNEAIGMGAIAAGCRFYAGYPITPATSIMEYLTGRIEDYGGHVVQAEDELSAINMALGGARAGARSMTATSGAGIDLMTETFGLVATSETPLVIADVQRSGPSTGMPTKQEQGDLNMALYGGHGEVPRFVITPTSITECFWKTVEAFNLAEKYQTPVFLVSDLAMSVTEQTFPPEAFDMDDVEIDRGKLVDDDEVDEWLDAQGHFRAHAVTDDGVSPRAIPGTVDGAHMSTGLEHDELGRRTEDQDERVQQVDKRYRKVETAQEEEDWDYREFGDEDADNLIISWGSNEGALVEALDYLEDDGIDVRVISVPYIFPRPDLSEEIEAADDVIVVECNATGQFADLIEHDVLTRVKRINKYTGVRFKADELAEQITEQLSAEVPAQ; encoded by the coding sequence ATGGCTGAGGACCTCAACTGGGCGGTTGGAGGCGAGGCCGGGGACGGTATCGACTCCACGGGCAAGATCTTCGCTCAGGCACTCGCCCGAGCCGGACGGCACGTATTCACGTCGAAAGACTTCGCGTCGCGTATCCGCGGTGGCTACACGGCCTACAAGATTCGAACCTCCGTCGAGGAGGTCCAGAGCGTCGTCGATCGCCTGGACATCTTGGTCGCGCTCACGCAGCGAACGATCGACGAGAATCTCGACGAACTCCACGAGGGCAGCGCCATCATCTACGACGGCGAGCGCTCCTGGGAGGCCGAGATTCCCGACGAGATGACGGCGGTCGACGTCCCGCTGAAGTCGCTGGCCGAGGACGCCGGCGGCGCGATCATGCGCAACATCGTCGCGCTCGGCGCCGCGTGTGAGATCACCGACTTCGACGTCGAGTACCTCGACGAAGCCCTCGAGAAGCGCTTCGGCGGCAAGGGCTCGCAGATCGTCGAGAACAACAAGGAGGCCGCCCGCCTCGGCCAGGAGTACGTCGCGGAGAACTACGACCTCGAGCATCTCGGCTACAGCGTCGAGACCACGGACAACGACTACGTCCTGCTCAACGGCAACGAGGCGATCGGCATGGGTGCGATCGCCGCCGGCTGCCGGTTCTACGCCGGCTACCCGATCACGCCCGCGACGTCGATCATGGAGTACCTGACCGGGCGTATCGAGGACTACGGCGGTCACGTCGTCCAGGCCGAGGACGAGCTGTCGGCGATCAACATGGCGCTCGGCGGCGCGCGAGCCGGCGCCCGATCCATGACCGCGACGTCCGGCGCCGGGATCGACCTGATGACCGAGACGTTCGGACTGGTCGCGACCAGCGAGACGCCGCTGGTCATCGCCGACGTCCAGCGGTCGGGTCCCTCGACGGGGATGCCGACGAAGCAGGAACAGGGCGATCTCAACATGGCCCTGTACGGCGGCCACGGCGAGGTGCCGCGGTTCGTCATCACGCCGACGTCGATCACCGAGTGTTTCTGGAAGACCGTCGAGGCGTTCAACCTCGCCGAGAAGTACCAGACGCCGGTGTTCCTGGTCTCTGACCTGGCGATGTCGGTCACCGAGCAGACGTTCCCGCCGGAAGCCTTCGACATGGACGACGTCGAGATCGACCGCGGCAAACTCGTCGACGACGACGAGGTCGACGAGTGGCTCGACGCGCAGGGTCACTTCCGCGCCCACGCCGTCACCGACGACGGCGTCAGCCCGCGCGCGATCCCCGGCACGGTCGACGGCGCTCACATGTCCACCGGCCTCGAGCACGACGAGCTCGGTCGGCGGACCGAGGATCAGGACGAGCGCGTCCAGCAGGTCGACAAGCGCTACCGAAAGGTCGAGACCGCACAGGAAGAAGAGGACTGGGACTACCGCGAGTTCGGCGACGAAGACGCCGACAACCTCATCATCTCCTGGGGCTCGAACGAGGGCGCGCTCGTCGAAGCGCTCGACTACCTCGAGGACGACGGGATCGACGTCCGCGTGATCTCGGTGCCCTACATCTTCCCGCGGCCCGACCTCTCGGAGGAGATCGAGGCCGCCGACGATGTGATCGTCGTCGAATGTAACGCGACCGGTCAGTTCGCCGACCTGATCGAACACGACGTGCTTACCCGCGTCAAGCGCATCAACAAGTACACCGGCGTCCGCTTCAAGGCGGACGAACTCGCCGAACAGATCACCGAGCAACTCTCCGCGGAGGTGCCTGCACAATGA
- a CDS encoding 2-oxoacid:ferredoxin oxidoreductase subunit beta, with translation MSSDVRFTDFKSDKQPTWCPGCGDFGTMNGMMKALAETGNDPDNTFVVAGIGCSGKIGTYMHSYALHGVHGRALPVATGVKMARPDIEVMAAGGDGDGYSIGAGHFVHAVRRNVDMSYVVMDNRIYGLTKGQASPTSRSDFETSTTPEGPKQPPVNPLALALASGASFIAQSFASDALRHQEIIQEAIEHDGFGFVNVFSPCVTFNDVDTYDYFRDNLVDLQDEGHDPNDYEAAKEVILDSDKEYQGVMYQDENSVPYHEKHGVTEDMSEIPDGAPEDAMDLVREFY, from the coding sequence ATGAGCTCAGACGTACGATTCACCGACTTCAAATCCGACAAGCAGCCGACCTGGTGTCCCGGATGCGGCGACTTCGGGACGATGAACGGCATGATGAAAGCCCTCGCCGAAACCGGCAACGACCCCGACAACACGTTCGTGGTGGCCGGGATCGGCTGTTCCGGCAAGATCGGGACCTACATGCACAGCTACGCCCTCCACGGGGTCCACGGCCGTGCGCTCCCGGTCGCCACCGGCGTCAAGATGGCCCGTCCGGACATCGAGGTCATGGCCGCCGGCGGGGACGGTGACGGCTACTCGATCGGTGCCGGTCACTTCGTCCACGCCGTCCGCCGGAACGTCGACATGTCCTACGTCGTCATGGACAACCGCATCTACGGCCTGACGAAGGGACAGGCCTCGCCGACCTCGCGGTCGGACTTCGAGACGTCGACGACCCCCGAAGGCCCCAAGCAGCCGCCGGTCAATCCGCTGGCCCTGGCGCTGGCTTCGGGCGCTTCGTTCATCGCCCAGTCCTTCGCCTCCGACGCGCTGCGCCACCAGGAGATCATCCAGGAAGCGATCGAACACGACGGCTTCGGCTTCGTCAACGTCTTCAGCCCCTGCGTCACGTTCAACGACGTCGACACCTACGACTACTTCCGCGACAACCTCGTCGACCTCCAGGACGAAGGTCACGACCCCAACGACTACGAGGCCGCCAAGGAGGTCATCCTCGACAGCGACAAGGAGTACCAGGGCGTCATGTACCAGGACGAAAACTCCGTCCCGTACCACGAGAAACACGGCGTCACCGAGGACATGTCCGAGATCCCCGACGGTGCGCCCGAGGACGCGATGGACCTCGTCCGCGAGTTCTACTAA
- a CDS encoding pyridoxal phosphate-dependent aminotransferase: MTEFANRVEQVSISGIREVFEAASEDAINLGLGQPDFPTPAHARRGAIEAIESGRTDAYTSNKGTRSLREAISAKYDRDYGLEIDPEDVIATSGGSEALHLVLQAHVDPGEEVIFPDPGFVSYDALTEIADGTTKPVPLREDLTLDPATVEEAITDDTAVFIVNSPANPTGAVQSEADMREFARIADEHDVLCLSDEVYEHIVFEGAHHSPMEFAETDNVVVVSACSKTYSMTGWRLGWVAASNRRIERMLRVHQYGQACASAPAQYAAEAALTGPQEPVEEMVETFERRRDLVVDGLEDAGLEVPTPAGAFYAMPKVPEGWCEEVLDRGVVVVPGDAFGEHGEGYARLSYATGTEDLKDALEIIDDATRAVR, encoded by the coding sequence ATGACCGAGTTCGCCAACCGAGTCGAGCAGGTGTCGATCAGCGGGATCCGCGAAGTGTTCGAAGCCGCGAGCGAGGACGCGATCAACCTCGGGCTGGGACAGCCAGACTTTCCGACGCCCGCCCACGCTCGCCGCGGGGCGATCGAAGCGATCGAATCGGGCCGCACGGACGCATACACGTCGAACAAGGGGACGCGCAGCCTCCGAGAAGCGATCTCGGCGAAGTACGACCGGGACTACGGCCTCGAGATCGATCCCGAGGACGTCATCGCGACCTCGGGCGGCAGCGAGGCGCTGCACCTCGTCCTTCAGGCCCACGTCGATCCGGGCGAGGAGGTCATCTTCCCAGATCCCGGCTTCGTCTCCTACGACGCGCTGACCGAAATCGCAGACGGGACGACCAAACCGGTGCCGTTGCGCGAGGACCTCACGCTCGATCCCGCGACCGTCGAGGAAGCCATCACCGACGACACCGCCGTCTTCATCGTCAACAGCCCGGCGAACCCGACCGGCGCGGTCCAGAGCGAGGCGGATATGCGCGAGTTCGCCCGCATCGCCGACGAACACGACGTGCTCTGTCTCTCCGACGAGGTCTACGAACACATCGTCTTCGAGGGCGCACATCACTCGCCGATGGAGTTCGCCGAGACCGACAACGTGGTCGTCGTCAGCGCCTGTTCCAAGACCTACTCGATGACCGGGTGGCGACTCGGCTGGGTCGCCGCCTCCAACCGCCGCATCGAGCGGATGCTGCGCGTCCACCAGTACGGCCAGGCCTGTGCCTCCGCGCCCGCCCAGTACGCGGCCGAGGCGGCCCTGACGGGACCGCAGGAGCCGGTCGAAGAGATGGTCGAGACCTTCGAGCGGCGACGCGACCTCGTCGTCGACGGCCTCGAGGACGCCGGCCTCGAGGTGCCGACGCCGGCGGGGGCCTTCTACGCGATGCCGAAGGTGCCCGAGGGCTGGTGCGAGGAAGTGCTGGACCGCGGCGTGGTCGTGGTTCCGGGCGACGCCTTCGGCGAGCACGGCGAGGGGTACGCCCGGCTCTCGTACGCGACGGGTACCGAGGACCTGAAGGACGCCCTCGAGATCATCGACGACGCGACGCGAGCGGTTCGATAG
- a CDS encoding ferredoxin--NADP reductase — MPIEGTPVTVESIREVGPDTVALELETPDEFDAHPGQFVLLRAVPRDVNDDETVDDDEVVMRHYTLSSPSVDETFEITVGIDPEGNLSPWLADLEGGETVHVEGPFGTIAYEGDEDVVAVAGGPGVGPAVAIAEAAHESGHDAVVIYQADVPAHTDRLEALEDAGADVVVLDGDDDAGLEDALERHLEDGRIYAFGFEEFVTLVADTIEDAGGDPDDALIENFG; from the coding sequence ATGCCAATCGAGGGGACGCCAGTCACCGTCGAATCGATCCGCGAAGTAGGTCCCGACACCGTCGCGCTCGAACTCGAGACGCCCGACGAGTTCGACGCCCACCCCGGGCAGTTCGTTCTGCTCCGAGCTGTGCCCCGGGACGTCAACGACGACGAGACGGTCGACGACGACGAGGTCGTCATGCGCCACTACACGCTCTCGTCGCCGTCTGTCGACGAGACCTTCGAGATCACGGTCGGGATCGACCCCGAGGGCAACCTCTCGCCGTGGCTTGCCGACCTCGAGGGCGGTGAGACCGTCCACGTCGAGGGGCCGTTCGGGACGATCGCCTACGAGGGCGACGAGGACGTCGTCGCCGTCGCGGGCGGCCCGGGCGTCGGCCCCGCGGTCGCCATCGCCGAGGCGGCCCACGAGTCGGGCCACGACGCGGTCGTCATCTATCAGGCCGACGTACCGGCCCACACCGATCGCCTCGAGGCCCTCGAGGACGCGGGCGCGGACGTCGTCGTTCTCGACGGCGACGACGACGCGGGGCTCGAGGACGCGCTCGAGCGCCACCTCGAGGACGGTCGGATCTACGCGTTCGGCTTCGAGGAGTTCGTGACGCTCGTCGCGGACACCATCGAGGACGCCGGCGGAGATCCCGACGACGCGCTGATCGAGAACTTCGGCTGA
- a CDS encoding LLM class flavin-dependent oxidoreductase — translation MNAELDLLVRLTDYERPQDVADRAVQAEELGFDRITVGETTGWNIIPPLTLAADRTDELGISNDVVSPYGRSPALLAQTALTMHDASDGRFRLGLGPSSPAITERWHGLEFDRPLRRTREVIEVIRSVYEDGNPAYEGEIFDIAGLNYEREVPESPPPIDLGTLGPTATEMAGRFGDGWAPQLFTKAGLEDRLADLERGYQMRSDRPSERTRSDDGAELADKRLEDLRVAPIVRGIASEDRETARAKARSTIAFMLGAYGPYYGDSVAEQGYADVVDEIRVAWQERDTDAMAAALPDDVLDDLAPAGTSAEVREWVEEYASLEAVDAVRIGFVNEMSEAEKETTMEAVADLS, via the coding sequence GTGAACGCCGAGTTGGACCTGCTGGTGCGGCTCACCGACTACGAGCGGCCGCAGGACGTCGCCGACCGCGCCGTGCAGGCCGAGGAATTGGGCTTCGACCGCATCACGGTCGGCGAGACGACCGGCTGGAACATCATCCCGCCGCTGACGCTGGCCGCCGACCGCACCGACGAACTGGGCATCTCGAACGACGTCGTCTCGCCGTACGGCCGCTCGCCGGCGCTGCTCGCCCAGACTGCGCTGACGATGCACGACGCCTCCGACGGGCGATTCCGCCTCGGCCTCGGCCCGAGTTCGCCCGCGATCACCGAGCGCTGGCACGGCCTCGAGTTCGACCGGCCGCTCCGGCGCACCCGCGAGGTCATCGAGGTAATTCGGTCGGTCTACGAAGACGGAAATCCCGCCTACGAGGGCGAGATTTTCGACATCGCCGGGCTCAACTACGAGCGCGAGGTGCCCGAGAGCCCGCCGCCGATCGACCTCGGGACGCTCGGCCCGACGGCCACCGAGATGGCCGGTCGCTTCGGCGACGGCTGGGCGCCCCAGCTCTTCACGAAAGCGGGCCTCGAGGACCGGCTGGCGGACCTTGAGCGCGGTTATCAGATGCGATCTGATAGGCCGTCAGAACGTACCCGTTCTGACGACGGTGCCGAACTCGCGGACAAGCGCCTCGAGGACCTGCGCGTGGCCCCGATCGTCCGCGGGATCGCCAGCGAGGACCGCGAGACCGCGCGGGCGAAGGCGCGGTCGACGATCGCGTTCATGCTCGGCGCCTACGGCCCCTACTACGGCGATTCGGTCGCCGAGCAGGGGTACGCCGACGTCGTCGACGAGATCCGGGTCGCCTGGCAGGAGCGAGACACCGACGCGATGGCCGCCGCCCTCCCCGACGACGTGCTGGACGACCTTGCGCCCGCGGGGACGTCCGCGGAGGTCCGCGAGTGGGTCGAGGAGTACGCGAGCCTCGAGGCCGTCGACGCGGTTCGGATCGGCTTCGTCAACGAGATGAGCGAAGCGGAGAAGGAGACGACGATGGAAGCGGTCGCCGATCTCTCATAG
- a CDS encoding DUF7344 domain-containing protein, with amino-acid sequence MTPPINSPAADLEFDDSSADAVDTAMGILADRNRRAVLRYLDRSDGTATLTELAEAIATDTRNPDPTTISDLADVSSRDVREVRISLHHLHVPKLDAAGAIDYDRKTETLTLLDQGRTLLERQEAVRGPLR; translated from the coding sequence ATGACCCCACCCATCAACTCACCGGCGGCGGACCTCGAATTCGACGATTCCAGCGCCGACGCCGTCGATACGGCGATGGGGATCCTGGCGGACCGCAACCGCCGAGCGGTGTTGCGGTATCTCGACCGGTCCGACGGCACCGCCACGCTGACCGAACTCGCAGAGGCGATCGCGACCGACACCCGAAACCCGGATCCGACGACGATCTCTGACCTCGCTGACGTCTCCTCGCGGGACGTTCGAGAGGTCCGCATCTCGCTGCACCATCTCCACGTCCCGAAGCTGGACGCCGCCGGTGCGATCGACTACGACCGGAAGACGGAGACGCTGACGCTTCTCGATCAGGGGCGGACGCTCCTGGAGCGACAGGAGGCCGTCCGCGGTCCGCTCCGATAG
- the mce gene encoding methylmalonyl-CoA epimerase, with protein MHFDHAGIATENVRELADLYGDLFGLEVAHEEEFDGLRVVFLECGDGYFELLEPLEEGTISRYLEDNGAGIHHLALATDDIEAALETAREHDVALIDDEPRPGAWGHSVAFLHPRDTGGILIELVEH; from the coding sequence ATGCACTTCGATCACGCAGGGATCGCGACGGAGAACGTACGGGAACTTGCCGACCTGTACGGCGACCTCTTCGGCCTCGAGGTCGCCCACGAGGAGGAGTTCGACGGACTGCGCGTCGTCTTCCTCGAGTGCGGCGATGGTTACTTCGAACTGCTCGAGCCTCTCGAGGAAGGCACGATCTCGCGCTATCTCGAGGACAACGGCGCCGGAATCCACCACCTCGCGCTCGCGACCGACGATATCGAGGCGGCCCTCGAGACCGCGCGCGAACACGACGTCGCGTTGATCGACGACGAACCGCGACCCGGCGCGTGGGGCCACTCGGTCGCGTTCCTCCACCCCAGGGACACCGGGGGGATTCTGATCGAACTGGTCGAACACTGA
- a CDS encoding aldo/keto reductase has product MRETASTATVTAGGAEIPVLGFGTARMTGDECRRAVETALEVGYRHVDTAQMYDNERAVGEALAASDVDREDVFVVTKVHPDNAARDDVLESTRESLERLGLEAVDLLLLHAPSDRAPLEETLTAMNDLQDEGAVDHVGVSNFSVEQLESARELSETPIVANQVKYHPYHHQDDLLEYCVEHDVCLTAYSPLAEGTVPGDDRLAEIGDPSGKSASQVALRWLVQQPSVAAIPKASSREHIEANADIFDFELSDDELAAVADVGDGLWDQLAVTLGLR; this is encoded by the coding sequence ATGCGCGAGACCGCCTCGACAGCGACCGTTACTGCAGGGGGCGCCGAGATTCCGGTGCTCGGATTCGGCACCGCCAGAATGACCGGCGACGAGTGTCGGCGGGCCGTCGAGACCGCCCTCGAGGTCGGCTACCGACACGTCGACACCGCCCAGATGTACGACAACGAGCGCGCCGTCGGCGAGGCCCTCGCCGCCAGCGACGTCGACCGCGAGGACGTCTTCGTCGTCACCAAGGTCCACCCCGACAACGCCGCGCGCGACGACGTCCTCGAATCGACCCGCGAGAGCCTCGAGCGACTCGGACTCGAGGCGGTCGATCTCCTCTTGCTCCACGCGCCGAGCGACCGCGCGCCCCTCGAGGAAACGCTGACCGCGATGAACGACCTGCAGGACGAGGGAGCCGTCGATCACGTCGGCGTCAGCAACTTCTCCGTCGAGCAACTCGAGTCGGCCCGCGAGCTGTCCGAGACGCCGATCGTCGCGAACCAGGTGAAGTACCACCCGTATCACCACCAGGACGACCTGCTCGAGTACTGCGTCGAGCACGACGTCTGCCTGACGGCGTACAGCCCGCTCGCGGAGGGGACCGTTCCGGGCGACGACCGACTCGCCGAGATCGGCGATCCCTCCGGCAAGTCGGCGTCGCAGGTCGCGCTGCGCTGGCTCGTCCAGCAGCCCAGCGTGGCGGCGATTCCGAAGGCCTCGAGCCGCGAGCACATCGAAGCGAACGCCGACATCTTCGACTTCGAACTCTCGGACGACGAGCTGGCGGCGGTCGCCGACGTCGGCGACGGACTCTGGGATCAGCTGGCTGTCACGCTCGGACTGCGGTGA
- a CDS encoding type 1 glutamine amidotransferase domain-containing protein, with protein sequence MVDIDVDGSELEDVTVAVFLAQEGTEEVEFVEPTDLVTDAGATVDVVGSETGEGQTVNNDLEGSESYEIKKSFDEISADDYDAVIVPGGTVGADTLRTYDEGVDLLRQHVEAGKPTAVICHGPWTLVEADVVDGKQLTSYHSLQTDVRNAGGEWVDEAVVVDDGLITSRNPDDLEVFCETILEEFAQ encoded by the coding sequence ATGGTAGATATCGACGTCGACGGCAGCGAACTCGAGGACGTGACGGTCGCTGTCTTCCTCGCGCAGGAGGGCACCGAGGAGGTGGAGTTCGTCGAACCGACGGACCTCGTCACCGACGCCGGTGCGACGGTCGACGTGGTCGGCAGCGAGACCGGCGAAGGACAGACTGTGAACAACGACTTAGAAGGGAGCGAGAGCTACGAAATCAAGAAGTCCTTCGACGAGATTTCCGCGGACGACTACGACGCGGTGATCGTCCCCGGCGGCACCGTCGGCGCGGACACCCTCCGGACGTACGACGAGGGCGTCGACCTGCTCCGTCAACACGTCGAGGCCGGCAAACCGACGGCCGTCATCTGTCACGGCCCGTGGACGCTGGTCGAGGCCGATGTCGTCGACGGAAAGCAACTGACCTCCTACCACAGCCTCCAGACCGATGTCCGCAACGCCGGCGGCGAGTGGGTCGACGAGGCGGTCGTCGTCGACGACGGCCTGATCACGAGCCGGAATCCGGACGACCTCGAGGTCTTCTGTGAGACGATCCTCGAGGAATTCGCACAGTAG
- a CDS encoding DUF6517 family protein, translating into MMTTFRRTVLATGATGALALAAGCLDFALGNGPLEVTAERAAPTDSALETAGYEERATEQRSIEERVDVGVERDVEATVWLSTYTKEIEFRGTAGEGCAFAAISIPDVSVAGRSFNPIGELSNEELLSEYGGELERGGASIENLTHRESFGLEILGDGRSVDVFEGTTTFEGERIDVDIVVTSFAHEGDRLVLVGSYPAALAAESATAEELMESVEHPV; encoded by the coding sequence ATGATGACTACGTTTCGCCGAACGGTTCTCGCGACCGGAGCGACTGGCGCGCTCGCGCTCGCGGCCGGCTGTCTCGATTTCGCGCTCGGAAACGGCCCGCTCGAGGTCACGGCCGAACGCGCGGCACCGACCGACAGCGCGCTCGAAACGGCCGGCTACGAGGAACGCGCGACCGAGCAGCGATCGATCGAGGAGCGCGTCGACGTCGGCGTCGAGCGCGACGTCGAAGCGACGGTCTGGCTCTCGACGTACACGAAAGAAATCGAATTCCGCGGCACCGCGGGCGAGGGCTGTGCGTTCGCCGCGATTTCGATCCCCGACGTCTCGGTCGCGGGCCGGTCGTTCAACCCAATCGGGGAGTTGAGCAACGAGGAACTGCTCTCGGAGTACGGCGGCGAACTCGAGCGCGGCGGCGCCTCGATCGAGAACCTCACCCACCGGGAGTCGTTCGGCCTCGAGATTCTCGGTGACGGACGGTCCGTCGACGTGTTCGAGGGAACGACGACGTTCGAGGGCGAACGGATCGACGTCGACATCGTAGTGACGTCGTTCGCACACGAGGGTGATCGGCTAGTGCTGGTCGGCAGTTATCCGGCCGCGCTCGCCGCGGAGTCGGCGACCGCCGAGGAACTAATGGAGTCCGTCGAACACCCTGTCTGA
- a CDS encoding NADPH:quinone reductase has protein sequence MRAVRLHEHGDADVLQVDDVDRPEPGADELLLEVAAAGVNPVDTYFRDGSYEPVDVPFTPGVDFAGVVAETGAGVDEFSEGDRVFGTGIGNGGFQGAYAEYATVPTDRVVQLPDGADLAEAGAAGVAAVTAWRALVDHAALDPAEYCLVHGGSGGVGHAAVQIADAVSARVITTASDEYHETLEDLGAETVLDYARDDLADAVLEASDGGVDAVLDHRLDDYLQFDADVAATGCRVVGIGENSPDPGFSNDGAARSKDVSYQFMSMFNTPDLRVPLRGVAHLMATDGLSIELAQTYDLAEAAQAQRDVMSDSFLGKLVLEP, from the coding sequence ATGCGCGCTGTACGCCTTCACGAACACGGCGACGCGGACGTACTGCAAGTAGACGACGTCGACCGACCCGAGCCCGGCGCGGACGAACTCCTCCTCGAGGTGGCCGCGGCGGGAGTCAACCCCGTCGACACCTACTTCCGGGACGGGTCGTACGAGCCGGTCGATGTCCCCTTCACCCCGGGCGTCGACTTCGCCGGTGTCGTCGCCGAGACCGGCGCAGGCGTCGACGAATTTTCGGAGGGCGACCGCGTCTTCGGGACCGGGATCGGCAACGGCGGTTTCCAGGGCGCCTACGCCGAGTACGCGACGGTGCCGACGGACCGAGTGGTCCAGCTGCCCGACGGCGCGGATCTGGCCGAGGCCGGCGCGGCGGGCGTCGCCGCCGTTACCGCCTGGCGCGCGCTGGTCGACCACGCCGCGCTCGACCCCGCAGAGTACTGTCTGGTCCACGGCGGCTCCGGCGGCGTCGGCCACGCCGCGGTCCAGATCGCCGACGCGGTCAGCGCCCGGGTCATCACTACCGCTTCGGACGAGTATCACGAGACCCTCGAGGACCTCGGCGCCGAAACCGTCCTCGACTACGCGCGCGACGACCTCGCGGACGCCGTCCTCGAGGCCAGCGACGGCGGCGTCGACGCCGTACTGGACCACCGGCTGGACGACTACCTCCAGTTCGACGCGGACGTCGCCGCGACGGGCTGTCGCGTCGTCGGCATCGGCGAGAACAGTCCCGATCCGGGCTTCTCGAACGACGGCGCCGCCCGCTCGAAGGACGTCAGCTACCAGTTCATGAGCATGTTCAACACGCCGGACCTGCGCGTTCCGCTGCGCGGCGTCGCCCACCTCATGGCGACCGATGGGCTGTCGATCGAACTCGCACAGACGTACGACTTGGCGGAGGCCGCCCAGGCCCAGCGCGACGTGATGAGCGACAGCTTCCTCGGGAAGCTGGTCCTCGAGCCGTAA